From Amycolatopsis sp. cg9, one genomic window encodes:
- a CDS encoding helix-turn-helix domain-containing protein, whose translation MQRNFGELLKAHRAKRGATQRQLADLSTVSIRAIRDLESGRAHRPRRDTVRLIADGLGLRGRERADFEAAGSHPAAGDFRLRCADPAPPPAPLDALLGRDEEAAAVHELLAAGSHRLVTITGLGGVGKSRLAQEVAVGAHESGGVLVLWSSATSHRDLLRTTDLGELAVLVGDRPALLVLDGHPADRVRLDDLAVLLRECRGLRVLATAPAPFGLPGERVFPLTPLAVPEPGVDGPAALMAVPSVRLLVREARQVRPGFSLDRTTAADVAALCRRLDGIPAALEAAACWFLVYEPADVLEHVRTDPFALTADHRPGLRDTLDSAVRGLDDAEVSLLARLTGLDAGWSIGDVAVLTGIPAAAGARFVRRLVVHGLVRPAGPDRTRFRTLDLVSALGLDHRVAV comes from the coding sequence GTGCAGCGGAATTTCGGTGAACTGCTGAAGGCCCATCGCGCAAAACGCGGTGCCACCCAGCGGCAATTGGCGGACCTGTCCACGGTGAGCATTCGCGCCATCCGCGACCTGGAGTCCGGGCGGGCGCACCGGCCGCGCCGGGACACCGTGCGGCTGATCGCCGACGGGCTCGGCCTGCGCGGCCGCGAACGCGCGGACTTCGAGGCGGCCGGCTCCCACCCGGCGGCCGGCGACTTCCGGCTCCGGTGCGCCGATCCGGCCCCACCGCCGGCGCCGCTGGACGCGCTGCTCGGCCGGGACGAAGAGGCCGCGGCCGTCCACGAGCTGCTGGCCGCGGGCAGCCACCGGCTGGTGACCATCACCGGCCTCGGCGGCGTCGGCAAGAGCCGGCTGGCCCAGGAAGTGGCCGTCGGGGCGCACGAGTCGGGTGGTGTGCTCGTGCTGTGGTCGTCCGCGACGAGCCACCGGGACCTGCTGAGAACGACCGACCTCGGTGAACTCGCCGTCCTCGTCGGCGATCGCCCGGCCCTGCTGGTCCTCGACGGGCACCCGGCCGACCGCGTCCGGCTCGACGACCTGGCCGTCCTGCTGCGCGAGTGCCGCGGGCTGCGGGTCCTCGCCACCGCCCCGGCACCGTTCGGCCTGCCCGGCGAGCGCGTCTTCCCGCTGACGCCGCTCGCCGTGCCCGAACCCGGCGTCGACGGCCCCGCCGCGCTCATGGCCGTGCCGTCGGTCCGGCTGCTGGTCCGCGAGGCCCGCCAGGTCCGGCCCGGCTTCTCCCTCGACCGGACCACGGCCGCCGACGTCGCCGCGCTCTGCCGCCGCCTCGACGGCATCCCGGCCGCGCTCGAGGCGGCCGCCTGCTGGTTCCTGGTCTACGAACCGGCGGACGTCCTCGAGCACGTGCGGACCGACCCGTTCGCGCTGACCGCGGACCACCGGCCGGGGCTGCGCGACACCCTCGACTCGGCGGTGCGCGGCCTCGACGACGCCGAAGTCTCCCTCCTGGCGCGCCTGACGGGACTCGACGCTGGCTGGTCGATCGGCGACGTCGCCGTCCTGACCGGCATCCCGGCGGCGGCCGGCGCCCGGTTCGTCCGCCGCCTCGTCGTGCACGGCCTGGTCCGCCCGGCGGGCCCGGACCGCACCCGGTTCCGCACCCTGGACCTGGTGAGCGCCCTGGGCCTGGACCACCGGGTGGCGGTCTGA
- a CDS encoding BTAD domain-containing putative transcriptional regulator has product MSSTSGLSGDQPVYRILGPLEIRDTDGGELRIPPGRQQIVLAALLVEANRVVSLDQLIEAIWYTSPPATARTQVQICVSRLRRALAAAVGPDTLVTRGPGYELQVADGQLDARTFTDLVAGAAEKTRAGELEEASRTLDTALALWRGPALSGVGSRLLEARANRLDEQRLNAVEAHFDLGLRLGRHHQLIGELAGRVSENPLRERLRGQLMLALFRSGRQAEALETYRAGRELLVEQLGLEPGDELRRLESAILSDDAGLRRNPGPEAAAAPAHPPVVPFQLPADIADFSARDDLIEHTERLLLGGPARRATPVVVLAGKPGVGKTVLAVHVAHRIADDHCPDGQLYCDLGGTRAHPAEPLDVLGRFLRALGVPGPAVPASVDERAELYRQRLAGKRMLVVLDDAESERQVRDLLPGRSSCVVLVTSRVRLTGLAGAGVLDVDVLDPDRATGLLATMIGAERVAAEPVAATALVRLVGGLPLALRIVAARLAARPSWSLAWMLERLSDERRRLDELAHGELMVRASLALTYDGLAGDARRLLRLLSCLDRLSFPVWVAAVLLETDPVRAADLLERLVDAQMLEISAVERDGSPRYRFHDLIRLFAREQLDEHEQPAGRHAALARVASGWLGLAREAHHRIYGGDFTVLHGSAPRLHPPDSAVDRILTDPLVWFEDEQDNLCSTVALAAEAGLDEWAWDLAVTLVALFENRCYYDDWERTHRLALAAVRASANRRGEAALLCSLGSLHLSRARPDAAAEPLARALATFEELGDAHGKAMAHRNLALLDEARGAEAQAQARFECALIEFRLAGDPVGEAYVLGRLAQTELDAGREERAGAYLAEALRICDRTATPRVEVQLRYRLGGLLMRQGRHEEAAELLAGLLTRARAARDLAGEARILHRLGLAHAGLGRRDSAERLLREALELQTRITGGAPDNGVRADLAALEALPG; this is encoded by the coding sequence GTGAGTTCGACGAGCGGGCTTTCCGGCGATCAGCCCGTCTACCGCATCCTCGGCCCCCTCGAGATCCGGGACACCGACGGCGGGGAACTGCGCATCCCGCCCGGGCGCCAGCAGATCGTCCTCGCCGCGCTGCTGGTCGAGGCGAACCGGGTGGTGAGCCTGGACCAGCTGATCGAAGCGATCTGGTACACCAGTCCCCCGGCGACGGCGCGGACGCAGGTGCAGATCTGCGTCTCCCGGCTGCGCCGCGCGCTGGCGGCCGCCGTCGGTCCCGATACGCTCGTGACGCGCGGCCCGGGCTACGAACTGCAGGTCGCCGACGGGCAGCTCGACGCCCGCACCTTCACCGACCTGGTCGCCGGGGCCGCTGAGAAGACGCGCGCGGGCGAGCTCGAAGAGGCGTCCCGGACGCTCGACACGGCGCTCGCCCTCTGGCGCGGCCCCGCGCTGAGCGGCGTCGGGAGCAGGCTCTTGGAGGCCAGGGCCAACCGCCTCGACGAACAGCGGCTCAACGCCGTCGAAGCCCACTTCGACCTCGGGCTGCGGCTCGGCAGGCACCACCAGCTGATCGGCGAGCTGGCCGGCCGGGTGAGCGAGAACCCGCTGCGGGAACGCCTGCGCGGCCAGCTGATGCTCGCCCTCTTCCGGTCCGGGCGGCAGGCCGAGGCGCTGGAGACCTACCGGGCGGGTCGGGAACTGCTGGTCGAGCAGCTCGGGCTCGAGCCGGGCGACGAGCTGCGCCGGCTCGAGTCCGCGATCCTCTCCGACGACGCCGGGCTCCGGCGGAACCCCGGTCCCGAGGCGGCCGCGGCGCCGGCGCACCCGCCCGTCGTGCCGTTCCAGCTGCCGGCCGACATCGCCGACTTCAGCGCGCGCGATGACCTGATCGAGCACACCGAGCGGCTGCTGCTGGGCGGCCCGGCCCGCCGCGCGACCCCGGTCGTGGTGCTCGCGGGCAAGCCCGGCGTCGGCAAGACCGTGCTCGCGGTGCACGTCGCGCACCGGATCGCCGACGACCACTGCCCCGACGGCCAGCTCTACTGCGACCTCGGCGGGACCCGGGCGCACCCGGCCGAGCCGCTCGACGTCCTCGGCCGGTTCCTGCGCGCCCTCGGCGTCCCCGGCCCGGCGGTGCCCGCTTCGGTCGACGAACGCGCGGAGCTGTACCGGCAGCGGCTGGCGGGCAAGCGGATGCTCGTGGTGCTGGACGACGCCGAGTCGGAGCGCCAGGTCCGCGACCTGCTGCCGGGCCGGTCCAGCTGCGTCGTGCTGGTGACCAGCCGCGTCCGGCTCACCGGGCTGGCCGGGGCCGGTGTGCTGGACGTCGACGTGCTCGACCCGGACCGGGCGACCGGGCTGCTCGCCACGATGATCGGGGCGGAGCGGGTGGCCGCCGAGCCGGTCGCCGCCACCGCGCTGGTCCGGCTCGTCGGCGGGCTGCCGCTCGCGCTGCGGATCGTCGCCGCCCGGCTCGCCGCGCGGCCCAGCTGGTCACTCGCGTGGATGCTGGAACGGCTTTCGGACGAACGGCGCCGGCTCGACGAGCTCGCGCACGGCGAGCTGATGGTGCGGGCCAGCCTCGCCCTCACCTACGACGGGCTGGCCGGCGACGCCCGGCGCCTGCTGCGGCTGCTCAGCTGCCTGGACCGGCTCAGCTTCCCGGTCTGGGTGGCCGCGGTGCTGCTGGAGACCGACCCGGTGCGGGCGGCCGACCTGCTCGAACGGCTCGTCGACGCGCAGATGCTGGAGATCTCGGCCGTCGAGCGGGACGGCAGCCCGCGCTACCGCTTCCACGACCTGATCCGGCTGTTCGCCCGCGAGCAGCTCGACGAGCACGAGCAGCCGGCCGGCCGGCACGCGGCGCTCGCCCGGGTCGCGAGCGGCTGGCTGGGCCTGGCGCGCGAGGCGCACCACCGCATCTACGGCGGCGACTTCACCGTGCTGCACGGCTCGGCGCCGCGGCTGCACCCGCCCGACAGCGCCGTCGACCGGATCCTGACCGACCCGCTGGTGTGGTTCGAAGACGAGCAGGACAACCTGTGCTCGACCGTCGCGCTGGCCGCCGAGGCCGGCCTGGACGAGTGGGCGTGGGACCTGGCGGTCACGCTGGTCGCGTTGTTCGAAAACCGCTGCTACTACGACGATTGGGAACGCACGCACCGGCTGGCGCTGGCGGCGGTCCGCGCGTCGGCCAACCGCCGGGGCGAGGCCGCCCTGCTGTGCTCGCTGGGTTCGCTGCACCTGAGCCGCGCCCGGCCGGACGCCGCGGCCGAGCCGCTCGCCCGCGCGCTCGCGACGTTCGAAGAACTGGGCGACGCGCACGGGAAGGCGATGGCGCACCGGAACCTGGCCCTGCTGGACGAGGCCCGCGGGGCGGAGGCGCAGGCCCAGGCCCGGTTCGAGTGCGCGCTCATCGAGTTCCGGCTGGCCGGCGACCCGGTCGGCGAGGCGTACGTCCTGGGCAGGCTGGCGCAGACGGAGCTCGACGCGGGCCGCGAGGAGCGCGCCGGGGCGTACCTGGCCGAGGCGCTGCGGATCTGCGACCGGACGGCGACGCCCCGCGTCGAGGTCCAGCTCCGCTACCGGCTCGGCGGGCTGCTGATGAGGCAGGGCCGGCACGAGGAAGCGGCGGAGCTGCTGGCGGGACTGCTGACCCGCGCCCGCGCGGCCCGCGACCTGGCCGGCGAAGCCCGCATCCTGCACCGGCTCGGGCTGGCCCACGCCGGCTTGGGCCGCCGTGACAGCGCGGAACGGCTGTTGCGGGAGGCGCTCGAGCTGCAGACCCGCATCACCGGGGGTGCCCCGGACAACGGGGTCCGCGCCGACCTCGCGGCGCTGGAGGCCCTGCCGGGCTGA